The following are encoded together in the Rhodospirillaceae bacterium genome:
- a CDS encoding tRNA dihydrouridine(20/20a) synthase DusA → MSKHRVCVAPMMARTDRHERYFLRLISKHTFLYSEMVTAGAVLHGDPARVVAFDNFEQPVALQFGGCDPVELAEASSKGEAEGYNEINLNVGCPSSRVQKAKFGARLMMEPAVVARCVMKMSDMVSVPVTVKTRIGVDERDSYEDLYRFVSIVAEAGCRTFFVHARKALLSGLSPKQNREIPPLKYGRVYRLKSDFPELEIIINGGILDLCSAKRHLDFVDGVMIGRAAYQDPYLLSEVDRLFFSEAADVPSRKDLVEAYKPYIEACLDKGVRLSSLSRHMMGLYRGQPRGKVWRKYLSDFTRMPGSDVSVIDGALEQMSG, encoded by the coding sequence ATGTCTAAGCATCGTGTATGTGTGGCCCCAATGATGGCTCGGACAGATCGGCATGAACGTTATTTTTTACGGCTGATTTCTAAACACACCTTTTTGTACAGCGAGATGGTTACAGCGGGAGCGGTGCTTCATGGTGATCCGGCTCGTGTTGTTGCTTTTGATAACTTTGAACAACCTGTAGCGCTTCAATTTGGCGGTTGTGATCCTGTTGAGCTTGCAGAGGCATCGTCTAAGGGTGAGGCTGAGGGTTACAATGAAATTAATTTGAATGTTGGTTGCCCAAGTTCTCGGGTACAAAAGGCTAAATTCGGTGCACGTTTAATGATGGAGCCCGCTGTGGTAGCGCGGTGTGTTATGAAGATGTCGGATATGGTGTCTGTACCTGTTACCGTAAAGACTCGTATCGGTGTGGATGAAAGGGATTCATACGAAGATTTGTATCGCTTTGTTTCGATTGTGGCTGAGGCCGGATGTAGGACATTCTTCGTTCATGCCCGTAAAGCCCTCTTATCCGGTTTGAGTCCTAAGCAAAACAGAGAGATTCCTCCTTTAAAATATGGACGGGTGTATCGCTTAAAGAGTGATTTTCCTGAGTTAGAGATTATTATCAATGGCGGAATTTTAGACCTTTGTTCAGCTAAACGACATCTTGACTTTGTGGACGGGGTAATGATTGGTCGGGCAGCGTATCAAGACCCATACTTATTGTCGGAGGTAGATCGTCTATTTTTCAGTGAGGCTGCTGATGTACCATCAAGGAAAGACCTTGTTGAGGCATATAAGCCTTACATAGAGGCATGCCTAGATAAGGGGGTGCGGCTCTCATCCTTATCTCGTCATATGATGGGGCTTTATCGGGGGCAACCTCGAGGTAAGGTTTGGCGGAAATATTTATCTGACTTTACTCGGATGCCAGGTTCGGATGTATCAGTTATTGATGGTGCCTTGGAGCAAATGTCCGGGTAA